From the genome of Anticarsia gemmatalis isolate Benzon Research Colony breed Stoneville strain chromosome 13, ilAntGemm2 primary, whole genome shotgun sequence, one region includes:
- the Gga gene encoding ADP-ribosylation factor-binding protein Gga, whose protein sequence is MNVTLTSLEALILKATHESLPCPDAAALEAFCAVMRDSSEGGQLAAQALAARIHTPNAREALLALMMLDRCMRRCDASFHAEIGKFRFLNEMIKLVSPKYFADRTSPEVRTRVLQLLHAWSIEYPKESKFKVAYDMLKNQGVVKETPPPLPPEDLALPRNRAKSAIFEDEEKSKLLQKLLQSKKPEDLQHANRLIKTMVREEERRNEESSRRAQEVGTALDSAELLRELLANAADASPEEEQLIHELHMSCSSLKQALQRLAAADMTQTETAAGFTPVVDGDILHASEVLDEVFEKYNAYCKYKKEKKGKAGSDTTDHPQVTNSESLLDFAGASVAAVSGGSGDKGVKTNCSVTNTAIDELGDIFSTESTSKNIAEPLKPVSLMPTEDVDLLGDKPNKAEGWNELDSLGEQLIKQSLPDNAKRLESFNGKTTKKIPMNALTSPKHEPPPNNGALFDLDFFTTKAEDKEEPKAVAEPRKVLTPTDDVIVDISVNPSTSNTNINCNSPLDNILDLSVPLENAKSEPLETKETNSKEEKREKTSKSEVRPLTDIHVTLDSVQPSSLPPRTAYEEEEGVTVVLHFCKDKPRPDVNVIVVSTTSKNTVAIQDYEFRCAVPKGCKARLLTPSGTVLPPYNRFLPPPAITQVLLIGRPSSCPQVDLKFVITYTTHEEDTVSEIGEVKDLPLEQV, encoded by the exons atgaaCGTTACCTTAACTAGTTTAGAAGCtttaattt TAAAAGCTACTCATGAATCTCTACCGTGTCCGGATGCTGCGGCACTGGAGGCATTTTGCGCCGTGATGCGGGACTCCAGTGAGGGTGGTCAGCTGGCGGCGCAGGCCCTGGCGGCTCGCATACATACGCCGAATGCTCGAGAAGCATTACTCGCTCTCATGATGCTGGATCGTTGTATGCGGCGATGTGACGCAAGTTTTCACGCTGAAATCGGGAAATTCCGCTTTCTCAACGAGATGATTAAATTAGTTTCACCTAAATACTTCGCTGATCGGACTTCGCCTGAAGTAAGAACCCGG gTCCTTCAACTTCTTCATGCCTGGTCTATTGAGTATCCAAAGGAGTCTAAATTTAAAGTTGCCTATGACATGTTAAAGAACCAGGGTGTAGTGAAAGAAACTCCACCACCATTGCCTCCAGAAGACCTGGCACTGCCTAGGAACAGGgcaaaaagtgccatatttgaAGATGAGGAAAAAtctaaattgttacaaaaattacTACAAAGTAAAAAACCTGAAGATCTGCAACATGCTAATAGACTTATTAAAACTATGGTTAGAGAG GAGGAACGTCGTAACGAAGAGAGTAGTCGTCGCGCACAGGAAGTCGGTACTGCGCTAGACAGTGCCGAGCTGCTGCGCGAACTGTTGGCGAATGCGGCAGACGCCTCGCCCGAGGAAGAACAACTCATACACGAGCTGCACATGTCGTGTAGCTCTCTCAAACAAGCATTGCAGAGGCTGGCTGCTGCTGACATGACGCAGACGGAAACTGCTGCTGGTTTTACACCCGTTGTTGATG GTGACATTCTACACGCTAGTGAAGTGTTAGACgaagtatttgaaaaatataacgCATATTGTAAGTATAAGAAGGAAAAGAAAGGGAAAGCAGGAAGCGATACTACTGACCATCCACAAGTAACTAATAGTGAAAGTTTATTGGACTTTGCGGGGGCGAGCGTGGCCGCTGTGAGCGGAGGGAGCGGCGACAAGGGTGTTAAAACTAACTGTTCTGTGACAAACACTGCAATTGACGAGCTTGGTGATATATTCTCCACTGAAAGTACTTCTAAGAATATTGCTGAACCCTTAAAACCTGTTAGTTTGATGCCTACTG AGGATGTAGATCTTTTAGGAGATAAACCAAATAAAGCAGAAGGTTGGAATGAATTAGATTCACTGGGAGAACAACTTATTAAGCAATCACTCCCTGACAATGCTAAGAGGCTTGAGAGTTTCAATGG taaaacAACCAAGAAAATACCTATGAACGCTCTTACGTCGCCCAAACACGAGCCTCCTCCGAACAACGGCGCTCTCTTCGATCTAGACTTCTTTACTACAAAGGCAGAAGACAAAGAAGAACCCAAAGCAGTTGCAGAACCGCGAAAAGTCCTAACTCCGACCGACGACGTCATAGTCGACATCAGTGTAAACCCTTCCACGTCAAACACTAATATAAATTGCAACAGTCCCTTAGACAACATATTGGACCTAAGTGTACCGTTAGAGAATGCCAAAAGTGAACCATTAGAGACTAAGGAAACTAATTCTAAGGAGGAAAAGAGAGAGAAGACTAGTAAAAGTGAAGTGCGACCATTGACAGACATCCACGTGACTTTAGATAGTGTTCAGCCGAGCAGCTTGCCGCCGCGGACCGCCTACGAGGAGGAGGAGGGCGTCACCGTGGTGCTGCACTTCTGCAAGGACAAGCCGCGGCCCGACGTCAACGTCATCGTCGTCTCCACCACCAGCAAAAATACTGTAGCAATACAAGATTATGAATTTCGGTGTGCGGTTCCTAAG GGTTGCAAGGCACGTCTGCTGACGCCATCAGGCACAGTACTGCCGCCCTACAACAGGTTCCTGCCGCCGCCGGCCATCACACAAGTGTTGTTAATCGGACGCCCCTCCTCGTGTCCTCAAGTAGATCTCAAATTCGTCATAACATACACGACGCACGAAGAAGACACGGTCTCCGAAATAGGTGAAGTTAAAGATCTACCGCTTGAACAAGTATAG
- the EMRE gene encoding essential MCU regulator, whose product MALFRLSRLISQSKKLSKYANEYAMQRRNATTTPTGAILPEPEKTPFGLLGIVMAVVPGLLIGAAISKNIANFLEENELFVPSDDDDDDD is encoded by the coding sequence ATGGCTTTATTTCGGCTATCTCGGCTGATATCTCAATCTAAAAAGCTGTCCAAATATGCAAACGAATACGCTATGCAAAGGCGGAATGCTACGACGACGCCGACTGGTGCTATTCTACCTGAGCCTGAGAAGACACCATTTGGACTTCTAGGGATAGTGATGGCCGTGGTGCCTGGTCTACTTATTGGAGCAGCTATTAGTAAAAACATTGCCAATTTCCTAGAAGAGAATGAGCTGTTTGTGCCCTCtgacgacgacgacgatgatGACTAA